The sequence cttttgggatagcttcactcgtactcttcaattaatcgaatcgttttatctatattactcaatagtgataaaactctatataccaactcatattcgtcataaaaacattttttatgattagccatgacgacgaccacgatcaaatttcgggatgaaatttatttaacggataggtactgtgacgacccggaaatttccgaacaaatttaaactttatctttatatcattagataaatatttcaaacatatatattaagtacaaatttacaattctaaataaaaatatatatatatattttaacttagtcataaaacgtcctgatttaaaataatatattttgataaacaacgagccactgatttatagaagcaaatgaccacaacgctcaattttataagttacatttttttataagataatttattgatgagtaagtcaaattattaataaaggtacacgtcgcgtaacgtaaaaggctagttttctaaacgtacgaaagtggtacatgagtcgagtgacaacgtacgagtcacttgaacaaaaattacatttttactacgcacgtaaatataatataatatataattaattacatgaattaaatatattatatatataaataatataaaaacggTGTCGGTAGAATAAAACAAATGATGTTGTGCTGTAAATtgcactcatgcgagtgcatgatatTAACAAGAgaactccatgcaatcgcatggagtctAATTCTTGGAATTCTCTATAAATTCAACTCGTGCACTGCATTTCACACACACCTCAACCTTCATTTACAATACtccgtattttatttattatttatataattatatttattattattattaagattattattttgggatgagaatacatgcagctttataaatgttttacaaaatagacacaagtacgcaaaactacattctatggttggattattaaaccgaatatcgcccttcaagtctggtagcctaagaattaggaaaatggcccctaattgacgcgaatcctaaagatagatctattgggcttaacaacccccattcaggttatagatggtttagtacttcgagattattatacagacgagaggttctgttttggggatattctatgcattaagttaacgtcggttaccaggtgttcaacatatgaataatttttatctctatgctgtttgcgaaatgcctaataagaggtgtgttataaaaatgaaatcttgtggtctattattatgatttgataatatgtaggttaaacctataactcaccaacaattttgttgacgttttaagcatgtttattctcatgtgattagtaagagcttccgctgttgcatactaaattaaggacaagatttggagtctatgcttgtataatattgtttaaaaactgcattcgaagacttatgttgatgtgtaatattattgtaaaccattatgtaatggtcgtgtgaaaaatgctatattttagattatcattatttgataatcgtcgtaatattttaaaggttatggtttgttttaaaatcgaatgcagtctttgaaaaacgtctcatatagaggtcaaaacctcgcgacgaaatcaattaatatggaacgtttataatcaatatgaacgggacatttcatatcattttcaaaatttacatcagaaGAAGGAACGACGTTCGAAAGGGAGGAACGACGTTGTGTAACAAGGAAATAGATGGAAAGTTGAACAGAACATTTTGGAACCGTTTGAGGAATGACGTTCCCTTCTTGTTACGTTTAAGTGGAACGACGTTCCTATGTTTGGAACGACGCTCTTGTTGCCAGATATGCATTTCTAACTCGTTTTTAAAGGCTTAAAtgaggggtgttttggtcttttcacatgggtGTCGGTTTAGGGTCATAAGACCAGATCTAGATCTTATCTTGGATCTCATTTCACCACTCAAACTCTCTCATctcttttagagtgagaaacctccattttagagagagaaagcttggtttggagaAAAAGAAGTGGAAATCCCTTCAAAGTACAAGTGTTAAGGTTGGAGAAAAAGAAGTGGAAACCtccattgttgtgttgtagctaattctGCGGATTGACATGGTGGTATGTTATGTTTCGCTTTGCTTAGTTATACAAGGATGtggtatgtgtttattacttgtgttggtgatacgtattcattttatgcatctgtatgtatatagtatgtgcactaagctttatagcttaccctcttgttgtttatatatttataaattcgcAAGGAAGAGGTGGAAAGGGTAAGTGCGGGGATTAGTGGATATTGCGGGTTTCTTTAGAAGACTTTGCTTTTGgatcgatttaggattgggtagtgttttcCCAATCATCATGCTTGGTTTTGTTGAAAATTAAACTAGTCGGGTCAAAACTATCTTTTGATGATGTAAACGGGTTGTATGCATGTTTGGATATTTAAACTGATGTATTAAACGTTTTAAAGTTGTCCAAACTTATTATTGTAATAAAAGTGTTTGGGAAACATGTATGGGACCTTAATGTCAATAATATCAATGTATTATAAAGGAAAAATTTTATGGGCCAGAAAAtgacgggttgagtcgttacataatatatatatatatatatatatatatatatatatatatatatatatatatatatatatatatacaagatcaatggggaagtaaccaatcagggggaaccaaaaaaaattttttttttcgtttttttggaaaaaaaatttcaggcatcaagatcacacgaaaatatgaacatttaaaaaagacacttcgtgatgaatgttattatcttggcgggaaaatgatcgacggaaataacattcaagataatattgttcgtgaagaatgtaaacgttttttttcatgttttgtgaagtaaaatttagcccgatttagagtttagggtttagggtttagggtttggtgttttgggttgttccataaacccaaaacaccaaacccaaaaccctaaacccataactttaaaccgttcgtgttaaaaactcaatctaaatcataAATTTAAAcacaaaatctaaaccctaaaccctaaatttctaaaccctaatatctaaaccctataaaccttaatatctaaaccctaatatctaaaacctcaacatacgctcgaaaaacacgataattgttatatattatatcttcgagcgtttttccgccaaataaaaacatttatcacaaagtgtctttattgaatgttcatattttcatccaatctataatgttcgtgaacaaaggttttttttaaaaaaaaaaaaaaaaaaaaaaattcttgcttCCTCCGCTtcatcccgattggttacttctctcttaatcctaccactatatatatatatatatatatatatatatatatatatatatatatatatatacacacacacacacacatatactagtgaaatgacccgtgaaatcacgggtttagttaaacgaaacagtttaatgatatgttttaggaattaagtgaatgtaaatgctaaagtcgtttAGTTTAATGACTCGTAAAACCACAGATTCTGACTAAGaatcttgtcgttgtttttacaaacatatagagacatgtattttcgcatacatatgtaacgtaattaatctcataAAGAGaatcatatttgaatattaatattataataatatttattgtaattataataataataattaataataataataataataaagtttgcttaaaattgagtatttatatttttaacaataatTATAACTGATAACAAAtgctttttgattttttttttaaattgtaaagattaaattatatcttaataataataataaaattattattaattataaaaattaaattttaattgtaaattaaattgATTTATGATGTCATCCAAGTGAGTTAGATTTTTTTCAATGaaggaaaatgattatttatgatgtcatcattatagcattttaatattatatatatatatatatatttgttattaaaTAGTTTATAATCCGCGAATTCGCAAGAATTTAAAAAATTACTAATATTAAACTGAATATATTTTTATCCGTGAGGACCTGTGAACTTGTCAGTATCTTTTTGCCCATGTCCCTGACCCGCAGATTTCAGGACTCGAGGAGGGGGTTAATATTCCGTGACAGACATACAGTAGCGGTTCAAGGTCTTACAGACCCTAAAACCAACTCAAAGTACGAGACTTTTTTCAATTTGACATACGAAGTAATTGCTATTTTCTACCTTTAAGACCACTCTCTATAGttcattacccgctcattacccgttcattacccgtcattacccgtaactaaccatatgcacgagctagttacccgctttagttacccgcatccaccatcaatttaacggaagttttaagtttagttataggaattgtgggtccagTGACTTTTTATTGTTGAACTTGATGCTTTATtgattgtacgttgtatattaagaggagtattgttttagttattatagggagtgtttaattatgagttagttatatgATATTAGTATTGATGTGGCGCtgtgatgtggaaggttaagaggatgaatagtttagttacgataaggGATGGCCTAAGATTGTCTACGTTGTTCCTTTTCAAAATTGTGAAGACAACAAATAGCACAGCATATCATTAATTAAGCTTTAACATTTAACATTAGCAAAAAACTTATCTTTAAACATTTATGCAATCAAATTTTTCCACATTAGTTAACAGTGACACTGATGATAAGTATAACTTATTGTTTTATTTAATCTGTGTTTTAGATTTTAACTCTTAACTCGAATTCTGCTACTGCAGCGTTTCATTTGATTCAAGGGAACACAAACAAGCCCAACCAAATTGAGACTATACTGATTTGTAGCAAAGTAGGTAAAGATTCATGAAACAGCTGTTTTACTAAACCACCATAAAAAAGGCCTTTTAACGATCAATATTCAATTTCAATCAGAATTATGTCTTTGACTACCTGAATgaatttaggattacaagtcttgtACATCTCACAAACAGGCAAAAAGTTAAACCATGGCAAAAGATCAACACCCTTCAAATGTTTGTCTGAGATGGTGTCAATAACATTTCAAAACTCAGAAGGTTAAATGTACCAACTTGTTAAGAATCAAGAGACCGGGTAAGCTGTCAAACTATCAATATGGGCGGGTCATACAAAATGCTCAGTAGGGTACTCATGTTCGTATGCATTGTAGTCGTAGTACAATCTTTCTCCCTTCGTTATGTCCCTGTTTGCTATTAGCAACACCCTGGCCTCACCATCAACGTTGAATCTCACACACTTTAAATTCTGCTTCTTTTTACCCTCCCTGTAAACAAATAATAATTGTACAAACTAATTAACAAGATGTCACATGTTAGGTATAATGATTGCCACAACGCAAAGAGGACTTACGGTGTATGATTATTAATGCCATTGATGAATCGGGCAATGTTACTGCGTTTGTCAGGACAAATTACGAGACTTTTCGAAGGATCGGCAGCAGAGAGAAGAGTCATTATACTATCCCCGTCATCATTTTCACGACTTTGTAGGTAATCAACATCTCCAACGTACTCGGTGATGATTGTCAAGTCTTTAATACATTTATCAGCTTCAACAGTAAACCTGTAACACAAATATGAAGACACCGAACGATAATTAAGAGACAAAGCAACAAGAATTACAGATATGTAAATTAAACATCATAAATAAATGATAGTGCAGCACTGACCCTTCAACAGGATCAAAAACAACCATAAGAGGCGGACATTCCCCTTTCTTCATCATAGCTTTACATAAGTTCAAAGCATTGGTGTCTTCTCGTGATAAGACCTAatcagttaattcatattcataaatcatactattcatattcataatcCAGTTTATAAGAAATCCATCCATGGATATTGACAAACCAAACGCAATAGTAAACAGAAAACGGACAAGGCTTTCACTATTCAGGCCACTTTATTCACCTAGAGTTATCCGTGACAGTTTATGGCCCTTTTTCCTTTTTAATGAAATCCATTCATGGGTATTGGTAAAAAGTAAGGTAGAACAAAAATATTACCTGCATTCCATCCTTTTCTAAAGCGGGTGAATTAGCGGATTTAGGAGCCATGCCACGAATATATGTAAGTTCGTTACTAAATTCAGCTCCTGTTGCAGTCAATGCAGTGGCAAGTGATGCCATTTGTTGTAATCTTGTTGCAGGGTCCTGACTTGGAGTAAATGGCAACAGTCTCCTTTTCTTTTTTGATGTTACTAAACTACTTGTTCTTCTTCTTTTCTTACAAATTTCTACACCAACATCCAAAACAAACTGTAAGAAATCTAGTACTAATTTTGTAATGAAACGCACAATTTTTTTAACTGCATAATGAAATGCACAATTAGGCATAAATATACCTTGAGGAACATTATGAGTTGGTTGTGATGACCTTTGAATACGGAAAAAGTCAACAAtcttggtttgaaccaatggaaaCCCTGTAAAAACACATTATCAATcaatagtatattaatattaatcgcAGTTTAATTACACAAATCGGATCCCTTATTAGGGTTTAGTGTCATGTTTGAAATTGAACAAGATTTAAGATCCTTTTTTATTTCAATCCATGAATTAGTAAGATCCGTTTGTAGTATGAACGGAATGTATCGATTAAAGCATATTCAATAATTTAAAAAATAGTAATAGAATtagataaattatataaattagggCACGTACGTGAAATGGTGGTGTTTGGATGAGTAGAACAACAAGGACAAAACCAAGATCCGATGGGAACAGATGCAAGAATAGGGGTGAGGCAGAACAAGTGAAACCCTCGATCGCAGCTGTCGCATAATAGAAGCTCGGATCCGAATTTACCCGACCCACATTTCTCACATTTTGTGTCTTTGTAATTCTTCGAACAAGATTTGATGGATTTGGTAGCTTGAATCCTTCGTCTAGCTGTCACTCTTGACACCATCCTTAATTAATTGATTGATTTTGATTATAAAAAATATCAGATTTGATTAATGGGAGAGATGAACAATAGATATACAGATGTATGTATACTTGGCGGGTTAACCGGGATGAATTACCGCCCTAATTTGATTTTCCCTCCCTCACTTCTTTATTTTACTTATTTACTAGCTCgatattgttataaaatatctagattgtgttataaaatatctagattggatgttaattttattattattatatttcttgcatagtaatattttatactataaatagacatgtttggtaaccatttaaggtgcacaatttctcttgaaatatcaatatcaatatttcttctctccttcttctctctttttctctctttgttcttataaccattaaaggtagttataagcctactgaattataacacgttatcagcacgaaaagcttagtgtaattaaaagatatctcaaacgatcacgaatcactaatcaaggtatgaaattattaataattttcagactcgaatatatcaaattttggactactaacatttatatttatgttatttaagttatatatggtcggttataccacctgaattatatttctgtaatctaacttttactaacttcactaacatttatatttatgttatttaagttatatatggtcggttataccacctgaattatatttctgtaatctaacttttactaacttcactaacatttatatttatgttatttaagttatatatggtcggttataccacctgaattatattttctgtaatctaactcttattaacttcactaacatttatatttatgttaataagacctcatgattgtacgcaacacgtcatttgacaacacggtactttatgtacgcaacacgtcatttgacaacacggtaccatgggtcgagattaattccgatcaatacgaatacgacggggtctttatatgttatctaacatttatgattacttatgcaattaatcattatttatttcatgcatactaatgtttattcttaaatttataattttaaaagttaaaataaaaaaatagtttgtatttttattaaaagtaaatcttaaaagttaaaataagaaaaagtagtttgtacttttattaaaagtaaatcttaaaagttaaaatacaaaaagtagtttgtatttttattaaaagtaaattttaaaagttaaaataagaaaaagtagtttgtatttttattaaaagtatatcttaaaagttaaagtaagaaaaaaagagGATGGTAAAAtgaaatagttttttgtcaaaaatgaagtattgaaaatgaagtggtctccttctataactaaaaaaaatatatacttttatcaaatgaatttttttgtggccgacaatttcaaacacgagtccgtgtttagtttatcaagaatattctcttgctttggtgaaaggtcgcgatcacgatatcaggtgttgtgaaagaattaaaaaattggtcaagtggccttttaaaaactaaaaaaaaaattaaacaaaaagttttttttatatatttataatttacgggtaacgtaaaaaaaagggaagtttttttttaaaaaaaaaaaacaaagaaagtgtttaaatgagttttacagaaagggagaaagcaaagtaaaaaaaaaacttttttcaaacaaaggtaaatgaaagtaggacttaatacaagaaaaaagtaaacatctcctagacgtgataaaatctatcaatgataagtattagacttgatgagctaaatgtgacaaaaaaatttcaacatgtcttatgttaattttctaaaataagttattattattccgagtttaacacatatacatatgttaattaaaaacaacctttttgttcttatgtagtgttgggttgcaattttggttgtatgctatAATTCCAtcgagtagagtgacaatagaaaacttttgatgataatcaataaaaaacttttttccaaacttgtcaaatgttttgttaaaaacgtgaccgttgaaaaaaggaggttgaataataaaacttaaaaaacaaattatttttttaatagtgtgcatcaaaatggcccgtttaataatggggagtaaaaatatagtcaaattgtttcaacgaacaagggttcaattggatgtctcttaaaaaaaatccgcgggtacgggtgatggatccaatggatccgcatccacgacccgcgggtgctatccctaattgtgacaagtacaaatcaactaaaagtctaaaaaataaatgctcttatagggactaaatgttcacaataattgcctaagctagatatgaaacaaatagttcataaaaaaaaaaaaaaaggtcgttgtgcgttttcgggatgatagccgaaatacacttacaaaagtaggtcagccgtcaattctttatggccatatcaacgtagatcaataaaatcatttatggttttgataaaagattaattaaaaattaattgtttttttggtcttggattctcggtaacaaaagcaaatgttgtttttggttgccacaacaaacaagacagaggttgttgacttttgttgttaaacatggcacaagtgaacaataacaatagattattgtttttgaaaagaataatgatgcgttaattttattgtataaaataaaattaaagaaaatggttttcattgatgactatgaacaaacactaacaaagtgtttgtggtatttggtgattaaaaaaaaagtgcatctaaagcttctactgaaaataatatgcatctaaagcttctactgaaaattaatgtgcaaggtacaacgtataactatatggtcaaattcatttgagccttcggagtcacaagtatatgatgtatatatatattactcaattaacaaaatagtaaatctaaattaattcatatgaatagtaaaacgaaattaattaatttactattcacataaaaaagcgcatatgataaaaagcgcatcgcatatgataagcgcatatgataaaaagcgaatatgatgaaaagcacaacgcatatgatgaaaatcgcatatgattaaaagcgcatatggtgaaaaacacagcgcatatgattaaaagcgtatatggtgaaaaggatatatgataaaaaaaaaaaaacacatatggtgatttataaaaaaaaaaaaacacatacggtgattaatggaaagcacatatggtgattaatgaaaagtatattgtgaaaaagaatcacaaatgtttcttgaaagaattcaaggtaagatatatgaaccaattcatccatcatgtgaagcaTTTtgataatagacgcatctagcggatggtctcatatttgtatgttatcaagccgtaatatggcatttgcaaagtttcttgcacaaattattaaattgagaacacattattctgattacaccattaaaaggatgagacttgataatgctggtgagttaacatctaaaacatttaatgatcattatatatctacagggattgttgttgaacatccagttgctcatgtgcatacacaaaattagtttagctgaatcaatagcagctaataactagacaattgataatgagtacaaatctctcaatatgtatatgtggacatgtaaatttacatgttgcgacattaattcgcattataccatgtggaagtcataaatattttcacttaatacttgattttggccaagagccaaatattttccaccttagaacattggttgtgcagtgtatgttccaattgtatcaccacaacacaataaaatggttcttcaaagaaagatggtaatatattttggatataaaacatcttcaatcataagatatattgaacccatgatgggtgatgattttacagcacgttttgctgattgtcattttaataaaacattgttccctggattagggggagaaataaaaataaaaaaaaataaaatgatgcttcatgatgtgaacatcaattaaggtatattgaactcgcacaaaagaatgtgaaacgaaagttcaaaaaataatgcatatgcaagaacttgcaaattaattactttatgcatttacatatataaaaaaaaaggtgactaaatcatatataccagcgataaatgctccagctcgaactgaaattccaaaagttggcaataatgtcactgttgagtctttgccacgcatcaaacgtggaagatcaattggttccgaagataaaaatcctcgaaaaagaaaatcagctgataatgaggtaaaagaaagtgttcaagaagaaccacaaatcaatattccttctgcagaggatattgataaatgtaaatactaaaattgcgataaattatgcaatattatggaaccgaaatgaaattaaaatctctatgagatattttcatataatgttacaatgacatcatgaataaagatgatgatctggaactaaaatctgtcattgaatatacaaaatggacatgattgagctaaatggaaaggagcaatacgagctgaattagaatcgctcgataaaagaaaagttttcggatcaatcgttatcacttttaaagatgtgaaacgtatgggatacaaatgaattttttatccgaaaagaaatgtgcaaatgaagttacaaggcaaaactagacttgtaactcaatatttcccacaaagaccagaaatgaattaggaggaaaaattatcctcctgtaatggatacaattacttattagatacttaatcaacctggtagttatttaaatgcatctcatgaatgttgttactacttatctgtatggatcacttaatagtgatatatatgaatatacctaaagggttaaggtatcataagcatctaatgtaaaacccaagggaatatattccattaaatcacaaagatttctaagtgggtttatacaaacgggacgtatgtggtataaccgattaaatgactacttgataaaaaaaagggtataaatataaacttattttgcacgtatgttttataaaaacaatgttcggatatgagatcgtagttgtttatgtcaatgttcttaacatcatatgaacaaataaagagatctatgaaatcattcaacttctaaagaattattttgaaatgaaagatcttgaaaaaaccaagtattaccttggattgcaaattgagcatatgcctaatggtttacttgtacatcaaacaacttatactgaaaagattttaaaacatttaaaaaaaaaaaaaacaaactcattgttgttagatcactcaatattgacactgatctatttcatccctgcgaagatcatgaaaatcttaaacagatcggaagttccatattttagtgcaattgaggttcttatgtatcttatagattgtacaagacctgacatttctcttgcagttaatttgttggcaagattcagctcaaatgacaatggagcgggatcaaacacatattttgatacccttgagaaactgctgatttaaaattattttattctaacgtttcaaaacaagatttggttgattatgtatatgcaggtcattcatcaaatcctcataaagataaatctcaaactcgatatgtattcctaaatggaggtaccacaaaatcatggcgttcttaaaacaaacacttattgcaacatcatcaaatcatgatgaagtgattgcattatatgaaactactcaaaaatgtgtttggttgagattaaTAACACAAATCATtaatgattcttgtggactagaacgctataaaagaccaacaactatcttcaccaataactatatatgaagataatgcagcttgcataatacaaatgaaagaagagtatcaaaagtgactgaacaaaaatataaatactgaggaggcgccaaagccatagacggtcttaacggtcataagtttggtggaaaagaatggtatgttggtaaggctcagaaaagactacaagggaataggaattgaaacaagggtttgagcaaaccatgaaggagactgtagacaaatcacaggggctaaacttgtacataaaagatttagatgatacagtttcaaatgaaaacctcagattcttctcatatactcaagatctcgtaaaagacaaccagattaaaatgagatacgttcaatcaacaactctgctgatctttataccaaagcactgccaactgctattttcagaacacacgttcataatattggcatgaggcatgttcagaagatgtaacaactcaggcgttgcctacttgagggggagtcaactctatgctgcactctttttcccttagctaaagttttatcccaatggattttctttagcaaggtttttaacgaggcagtactagttattctctaataaaattgtcatccaagggggagtgttataaaatatctagattgtgttataaaatatctagattatatgttaattttattattattatatttcttgcatagtaatattttatactataaatagacatgtatggtaaccatttaaggtgcaccatttctcttgaaatatcaatatcaatatttcttctctccttcttctctctttttctctctttgttcttataaccattaaaggtagttataagcctactgaattataacagatatATAGTTTTTAATCGATCAACTAGTTTTAAAGACCCCGCGAATTTGTGAGATTATTCAAAAAAAAATGTTGAAATGCACTTATCCCT comes from Rutidosis leptorrhynchoides isolate AG116_Rl617_1_P2 chromosome 4, CSIRO_AGI_Rlap_v1, whole genome shotgun sequence and encodes:
- the LOC139844979 gene encoding histone-lysine N-methyltransferase ATXR6-like, producing MVSRVTARRRIQATKSIKSCSKNYKDTKCEKCGSGKFGSELLLCDSCDRGFHLFCLTPILASVPIGSWFCPCCSTHPNTTISRFPLVQTKIVDFFRIQRSSQPTHNVPQEICKKRRRTSSLVTSKKKRRLLPFTPSQDPATRLQQMASLATALTATGAEFSNELTYIRGMAPKSANSPALEKDGMQVLSREDTNALNLCKAMMKKGECPPLMVVFDPVEGFTVEADKCIKDLTIITEYVGDVDYLQSRENDDGDSIMTLLSAADPSKSLVICPDKRSNIARFINGINNHTPEGKKKQNLKCVRFNVDGEARVLLIANRDITKGERLYYDYNAYEHEYPTEHFV